The Gallaecimonas xiamenensis 3-C-1 genome includes a region encoding these proteins:
- a CDS encoding Ig-like domain-containing protein — translation MSSVLSLTNKTLVASAVLALFAALPAKAVTRPSLGEQSTLVILANYSDDTSTPWTTDQARQSVFGQVNDFFKENSGGKTWLAGDVTGWYTLPLSKTQCDSPDVATQANALAKADGIDVDAYSRVIYAMPYSTSCAYSGSAGIGGAKTTVYMNGTILWHKVAHELGHNLGLKHAHALECGSDTLGSSCSTVEYGDPIDTMGTGQAHFSAFQKDRIGWLSQDDIETVTGSGSYQLMPLSDTQTPGVKTLRIPKGIDAATGNQSWYFVEFRQDLGYDSYIKNNANVMNGVLIHSAVQGNADSSYLLDANAQQESYFWYSALETGNTFTDPSTGISISTQYISPDYAEVLVSTSQTGAGFQCQLSDPSVSVTTSTTGDVAPGTTLSYSVKVTNNDAASCGKNTFSMDLPLPEGWKASIFGRDQTLAPGQTGTATLMLTSPSTASGDQSFDLAAFSGAFGKTVSLVYPMAGGSANQAPVAKADSASTSAGKSVSIPVLANDSDPDGDSLTITGTSGVNGSASISGSSIVFTPASGFSGTETFTYSISDGKGGTASANVSVAVGAANSSPVAVNDSAVTSAGKSVSIPVLANDSDPDGDSLTITGTSGVNGSASISGSSIVFTPASGFSGTETFNYSVSDGKGGSASAVVSVAVSAANRAPVAQADSAATSAGKSVSIPVLANDSDPDGDTLTITGTSGVNGSASISGSSIVFTPASGFSGTETFNYSVSDGKGGSASASVSVAVSAANRAPVAQADSAATNAGQSVTIPVLANDSDPDGDTLTITGTSGVNGSASIVGSSIVFTPASGFSGTETFTYSISDGKGGNASATVSVNVAAVNRAPVAVNDSATTSGGSVVIAVLANDSDPDGDSLKVTAIGQGNKGSVRLNADGTLTYTPGNRFKGSDSFSYQISDGKLSSTATVSIGSTSNGGGGNSDKGKRNK, via the coding sequence TTGAGTTCCGTACTTTCCCTGACCAATAAGACGCTGGTTGCCAGCGCTGTGCTTGCCCTGTTTGCCGCCCTGCCGGCCAAAGCCGTGACCCGACCCTCCCTGGGTGAGCAAAGCACCTTGGTGATCCTGGCCAACTACAGTGACGACACCTCCACCCCCTGGACCACAGACCAGGCCCGCCAAAGCGTCTTTGGCCAGGTGAACGACTTCTTCAAGGAAAACTCCGGCGGCAAAACCTGGCTGGCCGGTGACGTGACCGGTTGGTACACCCTGCCGCTGAGCAAAACCCAGTGCGACTCCCCGGATGTGGCTACCCAGGCCAATGCCCTGGCCAAGGCCGACGGCATAGACGTGGACGCCTACAGTCGGGTGATCTATGCCATGCCCTACAGCACCAGCTGTGCCTATTCCGGCTCTGCCGGTATCGGCGGCGCCAAGACCACCGTTTACATGAACGGCACCATCCTCTGGCACAAGGTCGCCCACGAGCTTGGCCATAACCTGGGCCTTAAGCACGCCCATGCCCTGGAATGCGGCAGCGATACCCTGGGCAGCAGCTGTTCTACCGTGGAATACGGCGACCCCATCGACACCATGGGTACCGGCCAGGCGCACTTCAGCGCCTTCCAGAAAGACCGTATCGGTTGGTTGAGCCAAGACGATATCGAAACCGTAACCGGCTCCGGCAGCTACCAGCTTATGCCTCTGTCCGACACCCAGACCCCGGGTGTGAAGACCCTGCGTATCCCCAAAGGCATCGATGCTGCCACCGGTAACCAATCCTGGTATTTCGTGGAGTTCCGCCAGGACCTGGGTTACGACAGCTATATCAAGAACAACGCCAACGTCATGAACGGCGTGCTGATCCACAGCGCCGTCCAGGGTAATGCCGATTCGTCCTACCTGCTGGATGCCAACGCCCAGCAGGAAAGCTACTTCTGGTACTCGGCCCTGGAAACCGGTAACACCTTTACCGATCCCAGCACCGGCATCAGCATCAGCACCCAATACATCAGCCCCGATTACGCCGAAGTGCTGGTCAGCACCAGCCAGACCGGCGCCGGCTTCCAGTGCCAGCTCAGCGACCCCAGCGTCAGCGTGACCACCAGCACCACAGGTGACGTGGCTCCCGGCACCACCCTGAGCTATAGCGTCAAGGTCACCAACAATGACGCCGCCAGCTGCGGTAAGAACACCTTCTCCATGGACTTGCCCCTGCCCGAGGGTTGGAAGGCCAGCATCTTCGGCCGTGACCAGACCCTGGCCCCGGGCCAGACCGGCACAGCGACTTTGATGCTGACTTCACCCAGCACCGCCAGCGGCGACCAGAGCTTTGATCTGGCGGCCTTCAGCGGCGCCTTCGGTAAAACCGTGTCCCTGGTTTATCCCATGGCCGGCGGCAGTGCCAACCAAGCCCCTGTGGCCAAGGCCGACAGCGCCTCTACCAGTGCCGGCAAGTCCGTGTCCATACCGGTACTGGCCAATGACTCCGACCCGGACGGTGACAGCCTGACCATCACCGGCACCAGCGGTGTCAACGGCAGCGCCAGCATCTCCGGCTCCAGCATCGTCTTTACCCCGGCCAGCGGTTTTAGCGGCACCGAGACCTTCACTTACAGCATCAGTGACGGTAAAGGCGGCACCGCCAGCGCCAATGTCAGCGTTGCTGTCGGCGCCGCCAACAGCAGCCCTGTTGCGGTCAACGACAGCGCTGTAACCAGCGCCGGCAAGTCCGTGTCCATCCCGGTACTGGCCAATGACTCCGACCCGGACGGTGACAGCCTGACCATCACCGGCACCAGCGGTGTCAACGGCAGCGCCAGCATCTCCGGCTCCAGCATCGTCTTTACCCCGGCCAGCGGTTTTAGCGGTACCGAGACCTTCAACTACAGCGTCAGCGATGGCAAAGGCGGTAGCGCCAGCGCTGTGGTGAGCGTGGCGGTCAGCGCCGCCAACCGTGCCCCTGTGGCTCAGGCCGACAGCGCTGCCACCAGCGCCGGCAAGTCTGTGTCCATCCCGGTATTGGCCAATGACTCCGACCCGGACGGCGATACCCTGACCATTACCGGCACCAGTGGCGTCAACGGTAGCGCCAGCATCTCCGGCTCCAGCATCGTCTTTACCCCGGCCAGCGGTTTTAGCGGTACCGAGACCTTCAACTACAGCGTCAGCGATGGCAAAGGCGGTAGCGCCAGCGCCTCCGTGAGCGTGGCGGTCAGCGCCGCCAACCGTGCCCCTGTGGCTCAGGCCGACAGCGCTGCCACCAATGCTGGCCAATCTGTGACCATACCTGTGCTGGCCAACGACTCCGACCCGGACGGCGATACCCTGACCATTACCGGCACCAGCGGCGTCAACGGCAGCGCCAGCATTGTGGGCTCCAGCATCGTCTTTACCCCGGCCAGTGGCTTTAGCGGCACCGAGACCTTCACTTACAGCATCAGTGACGGTAAAGGCGGCAATGCCAGCGCCACAGTCAGCGTCAACGTGGCGGCAGTGAACCGTGCCCCGGTGGCGGTCAACGACAGCGCCACCACCAGCGGCGGCAGTGTGGTGATAGCGGTGCTGGCCAACGACTCGGACCCGGATGGCGACAGCCTCAAGGTGACCGCTATCGGCCAGGGCAACAAAGGCTCGGTGCGCCTCAACGCCGACGGCACCCTGACCTACACCCCGGGTAACCGTTTCAAGGGCAGCGACAGCTTCAGCTACCAGATCAGTGATGGCAAGCTGAGCAGCACCGCTACTGTCAGCATCGGCTCGACCAGCAATGGCGGCGGCGGTAACAGCGACAAGGGCAAACGCAACAAATAA
- a CDS encoding sigma-54 dependent transcriptional regulator: MDLTTAVDDIRLQGWQLDRVTSPAKARALLAENGYEVGLARVCQLGERQREELEDVLCDNRAPVWIVLTSAEDLDNQEFCRLIYENCYDFYTLPLDDKCNYLRATLGHAYGISRLKDIGERQLSSLDECQMVGASPAILQVFQQIRKVAAVEAPVLINGESGTGKELIARAIHQRSTRKRGPFVAVNCGALPDTLIQSELFGHEKGAFTGAMRRKLGRLEMAQGGTLFLDEIGDLPLEQQVNLLRFLQEGTIERLGGEGSVPLDVRVIAATHVNLEEAVAKGRFREDLYYRLNVLNMLVPPLRERIGDVELLARFFFQKFSLDHNAKAKGFSQPALMAISHYSWPGNVREMINRIRRALVMSENRLISPEDLGLNGQGGDCKVVSLEEARNQAEREAVVLSLAQTQHNVSEAARLLGVSRVTLYRLLDKHKLN, translated from the coding sequence CAACTGGGTGAACGCCAGCGCGAAGAACTGGAAGACGTGCTTTGTGACAACAGGGCACCCGTCTGGATAGTACTGACCAGCGCCGAAGACCTGGATAACCAGGAATTCTGCCGGCTCATTTACGAAAACTGTTATGACTTCTACACCTTGCCGTTGGACGACAAGTGCAATTATCTGCGCGCCACCCTGGGTCACGCCTACGGTATCAGCCGCTTAAAGGACATCGGCGAGCGCCAGCTCTCCAGCCTGGACGAGTGCCAGATGGTAGGGGCCAGCCCCGCCATCTTGCAGGTGTTCCAGCAGATCCGCAAAGTGGCCGCCGTGGAAGCGCCAGTGCTGATCAACGGCGAAAGTGGTACCGGCAAGGAGCTCATTGCCCGGGCCATTCACCAGCGCTCGACCCGTAAAAGGGGGCCCTTTGTGGCCGTCAACTGCGGCGCCCTGCCGGATACCCTTATCCAATCCGAACTTTTCGGCCATGAGAAGGGCGCCTTTACCGGCGCCATGCGCCGCAAGCTTGGGCGTTTGGAAATGGCCCAGGGCGGCACCCTCTTCTTGGATGAAATCGGTGATCTACCGTTGGAACAACAGGTCAACCTGCTGCGTTTCTTGCAAGAAGGCACCATAGAACGGCTGGGGGGAGAGGGCAGTGTGCCCCTGGATGTACGGGTCATCGCCGCCACCCACGTCAACCTGGAAGAAGCCGTTGCCAAAGGGCGCTTTCGCGAAGATCTCTACTACCGGCTCAATGTGCTGAACATGCTGGTGCCTCCCTTGCGCGAGCGTATCGGTGACGTGGAGCTGCTGGCCCGTTTCTTCTTCCAGAAATTCAGCCTGGACCACAACGCCAAGGCCAAGGGTTTCAGCCAGCCGGCCTTGATGGCCATCAGCCATTACAGCTGGCCCGGTAACGTGCGGGAGATGATCAACCGTATCCGCCGAGCCTTGGTGATGAGCGAGAATCGCCTGATAAGCCCGGAAGATTTAGGTCTCAATGGCCAGGGGGGCGACTGCAAGGTGGTGAGCCTGGAGGAGGCCCGTAACCAGGCGGAGCGGGAGGCCGTGGTGCTGTCATTGGCCCAGACCCAGCATAACGTATCGGAAGCGGCGCGGCTGTTGGGTGTGTCCAGGGTTACCCTGTACCGCCTGCTGGACAAGCATAAGCTCAACTGA
- the gspM gene encoding type II secretion system protein GspM: MMSNLPPLVQRLLALLLLLLLLWLGYSLLLAPWLARWQQDGSELERLQNQIEHISRLAGEEDQLKAQLESLRQRNPADGLFLPETKAPLAAARLQRLLTKAVEAGSGQLVSTQTLTTTEQGGQPKVTLAVVLKGETGDLVALLHQLEQSRPLLFVDNLTVSAAPVPIRNDNRPAVPSLDIRFELTAYMGKEQP, encoded by the coding sequence ATGATGTCCAACCTGCCGCCCCTGGTGCAGCGCCTGCTGGCCCTGCTGCTATTGCTGTTGTTGCTGTGGCTGGGCTACAGCCTGCTACTGGCCCCCTGGCTGGCCCGCTGGCAACAGGACGGTAGCGAGCTTGAAAGGCTGCAAAACCAGATTGAGCACATCAGCCGCCTGGCCGGAGAAGAAGACCAGCTCAAGGCGCAATTGGAAAGCCTGCGTCAGCGCAACCCGGCCGACGGCCTGTTCCTGCCCGAAACCAAGGCGCCACTGGCGGCCGCTCGCCTGCAACGGCTACTCACCAAAGCGGTAGAAGCCGGCAGTGGCCAGTTGGTCAGCACCCAGACCCTGACCACCACCGAACAGGGCGGCCAGCCCAAGGTCACCCTGGCCGTGGTTCTCAAGGGGGAAACCGGCGATCTGGTCGCCCTGTTGCACCAATTGGAGCAAAGCCGGCCCTTGCTGTTCGTCGACAACCTCACCGTCAGCGCCGCCCCGGTACCGATACGCAATGACAACAGGCCCGCCGTGCCGAGCCTGGATATCCGCTTTGAACTCACCGCCTACATGGGCAAGGAGCAGCCATGA
- a CDS encoding MSCRAMM family protein, translating into MLLLGLFGPPAFAADPDGVAFTQEGCNLDHGGTISFPGGPASVPICSDNGYTTGNLGKSWSELDLVPHRLTTKTGPNDPSQTYKLRVGGDNLLNGYEGWDVITVPVINAAKSAASCQLVSVGPIEKTPGVIGGVETTINRLLEIHQEPNTTCVFDYAQRLALGAHLYSGSSLQSQLLKENFDSIGQRTISLPVAEIAPQELSKTMSATQDSAYVWEVTKEANPANLAFGDSCQLDQGDFSKQTEITVSWQVVNTTPGMVKVMTTVKATNPSTRDINVKATDKIYGDLGMGDELLDTVVGMEVLVPAGSMVVVLEHEFDAPANVSNLHDLASAQYIDLITMVPVPGTTTAEASADIQQGQLLNATAVITDEENISGTGLSFSVDSFSGAGGSFIGYNQGDETTGPVVWESAVQSGAGSVTFVKTVYLDEPRITSGVLSDTATLNASDGFSDSDSASVDISSDAYVSLTINKTLSEDILQGAESATFDFDINGPDGMASASITLLAGETSGQQTLNNLSPGLYEVTELPTAGFTAVSNFDSDNIVLPNCAGSVDFTNNPDKAKAKVVKVTVPAGYEDGWAFNLSGPGVNENGVTAGGQIAFSADLGEGSYTLTETQQAGWDLTGVTPPAGGAGDIGAKTCSFSVNLPGDANQTFTCTFENTKRGQIILVKNTFGGDGTFDFTHSIDGLLNQLTTSGGTASDASDPLLPGTYSIAEVVPAGWDLTNSYCDDGSDPANIGLEAGETVTCTFENTKRGMLIVEKIAQSTAGVPFEARDFDFFGTQGNFALTPSGYGPAGKDSTSFEVVPGAYLIGESGPGAPWSLSSIVCDDNNSAGDTLSGEALYNVEAGEVVTCTFTNERGQAPGIIRIVKESIGGTDLFGYTATFPPLAFDLDTTVVNPNQSDFNVAAGVYTVTENDPNAQGYDLIGLVCVDPKDGVNPQPTSWDLGTRTATISVDDGELVVCTFTNRKRGKIILKKVTIGGDGDFDFSGEINTTLQNGGMDMKEVLPGSYNITEADQVGWDLLSINCDDGDSNGSGNTATYNVAAGEVVTCTFTNQKRGKIIVVKEAEPNDTGVAFDFTSSYGAPFALMHGQSNDSGWLLPGSYGVGESVPAGWDLTASSCDDGSNPGNIGLAPGEIVTCTFHNVQRGMVDVVKTLAGMDLAAGEQFTFELRLGDATGGAIASATAAGPLATGESVMFSCNGDSENCTNVGGMAKLRIYDGGGAPIQYAFCETNMQPGWANNSLDGDTWFVPGGGNPDVDNSTECISFTLMPGETRTFHIDDVPPPGGDARTIGYWKNWTSCDGKGHQDWTMDQNLPITLYPGFTLGDADPTNADPDCAYVIDLLDKRDVADESVIKDGKKMASDAAYGLAAQYVAYLLNQNAGAATCPAASNAASQAATLLGSISFDGHGSYFGKGKKGQGDAALANNLAGILDAYNNNQLCP; encoded by the coding sequence GTGCTTCTGCTGGGCCTCTTCGGGCCACCGGCTTTCGCCGCTGACCCAGACGGCGTCGCCTTTACCCAGGAAGGTTGTAACCTGGACCACGGCGGCACCATATCTTTCCCCGGCGGGCCAGCCTCTGTGCCCATCTGCAGCGACAACGGCTACACCACGGGTAACCTGGGTAAGAGCTGGAGTGAGCTGGACCTGGTGCCACACCGTCTTACCACCAAGACAGGCCCCAATGACCCTTCCCAAACCTACAAACTGCGCGTCGGCGGCGACAACCTGCTGAACGGCTATGAAGGTTGGGACGTCATTACCGTACCGGTGATCAATGCCGCCAAATCCGCCGCCAGCTGCCAGTTGGTGAGTGTTGGCCCCATTGAGAAAACCCCCGGTGTCATCGGCGGCGTGGAAACCACCATCAACCGGCTTTTGGAGATCCACCAGGAACCCAACACCACCTGCGTATTCGACTATGCGCAGCGCTTGGCCCTGGGCGCCCACCTCTACAGCGGGTCTTCCTTGCAGTCCCAACTGCTCAAGGAAAACTTCGACAGCATAGGGCAGCGCACCATCTCCCTGCCGGTCGCCGAAATCGCCCCGCAGGAACTGAGTAAGACCATGTCTGCCACTCAGGACTCCGCCTACGTTTGGGAAGTCACCAAGGAAGCCAACCCGGCCAACCTTGCCTTTGGTGACAGCTGCCAACTGGATCAGGGCGACTTTAGCAAACAGACCGAAATCACCGTGTCCTGGCAAGTGGTGAACACCACCCCCGGCATGGTCAAAGTGATGACCACGGTCAAGGCCACCAACCCCTCAACCCGCGACATCAACGTCAAAGCCACCGACAAGATCTACGGTGACCTGGGCATGGGGGACGAACTGCTGGATACGGTAGTCGGCATGGAAGTGCTGGTACCGGCTGGCAGCATGGTGGTGGTGTTGGAACATGAATTCGACGCTCCCGCCAACGTCAGCAATCTCCATGACCTGGCCAGCGCCCAATACATTGACCTCATCACCATGGTTCCGGTACCCGGTACCACCACAGCCGAAGCCAGTGCCGATATCCAACAAGGCCAGCTGCTTAACGCCACTGCCGTTATCACCGACGAAGAGAACATTTCAGGTACAGGCCTGAGCTTCTCGGTAGACAGCTTCAGCGGCGCCGGCGGTAGCTTTATCGGCTACAACCAAGGGGATGAAACCACTGGTCCCGTGGTCTGGGAATCTGCTGTTCAATCCGGTGCCGGTTCCGTCACCTTCGTGAAAACCGTGTACCTGGACGAGCCCCGCATCACCAGTGGCGTACTGTCAGACACCGCCACCCTTAATGCTTCTGACGGCTTCTCCGACAGCGACAGCGCCAGCGTCGACATCAGCTCCGATGCCTACGTCAGCCTGACCATCAACAAAACCCTGAGCGAAGACATACTGCAAGGGGCCGAAAGCGCCACCTTCGACTTCGACATCAACGGTCCTGATGGCATGGCCTCTGCCTCCATTACCCTGCTGGCAGGGGAAACCTCAGGGCAGCAAACCCTCAACAACCTGTCACCCGGCCTGTACGAAGTGACCGAGTTGCCCACCGCCGGCTTCACCGCCGTCAGCAACTTCGACTCGGACAACATCGTACTGCCCAACTGTGCAGGCAGCGTTGATTTCACCAACAACCCCGACAAAGCCAAGGCCAAAGTGGTGAAAGTCACTGTACCGGCCGGCTATGAAGACGGTTGGGCCTTCAACCTGAGTGGCCCCGGTGTCAACGAAAACGGCGTCACTGCCGGTGGTCAAATCGCCTTTAGCGCCGATTTGGGCGAAGGCAGCTACACCCTGACCGAAACCCAACAAGCGGGCTGGGATCTCACCGGTGTTACCCCGCCTGCTGGCGGTGCCGGCGATATCGGCGCCAAAACCTGTAGCTTCAGCGTGAACCTCCCTGGTGATGCCAACCAGACCTTCACCTGTACCTTTGAAAACACCAAACGTGGCCAAATCATCCTGGTGAAAAACACCTTCGGTGGTGACGGCACCTTTGACTTTACCCACAGCATCGACGGCCTGCTTAACCAGCTGACCACCTCAGGTGGTACCGCCTCTGATGCCTCCGACCCCCTGCTGCCCGGCACCTACAGCATCGCTGAAGTCGTTCCGGCCGGTTGGGATTTGACCAACAGCTATTGTGACGACGGCTCAGACCCGGCCAACATCGGTCTTGAAGCCGGTGAAACCGTCACCTGTACCTTCGAAAACACCAAACGCGGGATGCTGATCGTCGAGAAAATCGCCCAAAGCACCGCAGGCGTGCCCTTTGAAGCCAGAGACTTCGACTTCTTCGGTACTCAAGGCAACTTTGCCTTGACCCCCAGTGGTTACGGTCCGGCAGGCAAAGACAGCACCTCCTTCGAAGTGGTCCCCGGCGCTTACCTGATAGGTGAGAGCGGCCCCGGAGCGCCCTGGTCACTGTCCAGCATCGTCTGCGACGACAACAACAGTGCCGGCGATACCCTAAGCGGCGAAGCCCTGTACAACGTTGAAGCCGGTGAAGTGGTTACCTGTACCTTCACCAACGAACGTGGCCAGGCTCCCGGTATCATCCGCATCGTCAAGGAAAGCATCGGCGGAACCGACCTGTTCGGTTACACCGCTACCTTCCCGCCCTTGGCCTTCGACCTCGACACCACTGTGGTTAACCCCAACCAAAGCGACTTCAACGTTGCGGCCGGGGTCTACACCGTGACCGAGAACGATCCCAATGCCCAGGGTTACGACCTGATAGGCCTGGTGTGCGTCGATCCTAAAGACGGCGTCAACCCACAACCCACCAGTTGGGACCTGGGTACCCGCACCGCCACCATCAGCGTCGACGACGGTGAGCTGGTGGTATGTACCTTCACCAACCGCAAGCGCGGCAAGATCATCCTCAAGAAAGTCACAATCGGCGGCGACGGCGACTTTGACTTCAGCGGTGAAATCAACACCACGCTGCAAAACGGTGGCATGGACATGAAAGAAGTCCTGCCGGGTTCTTACAACATCACAGAAGCCGACCAGGTAGGTTGGGATCTGCTGAGCATCAACTGCGACGACGGCGACAGCAACGGCAGTGGTAACACCGCCACCTACAATGTTGCTGCCGGTGAAGTGGTTACCTGTACCTTCACCAACCAGAAACGCGGCAAAATCATCGTCGTGAAAGAAGCCGAGCCGAACGACACCGGCGTGGCCTTCGACTTTACCAGCAGCTACGGCGCACCCTTCGCCCTGATGCATGGTCAAAGCAACGACTCCGGCTGGTTGCTGCCTGGCAGCTACGGTGTCGGTGAATCCGTACCCGCAGGGTGGGATCTCACTGCCTCCAGCTGTGACGACGGCTCCAACCCGGGCAATATCGGCCTCGCCCCTGGTGAAATCGTCACCTGTACCTTCCACAACGTACAACGTGGCATGGTCGACGTAGTGAAAACCCTGGCCGGTATGGACCTGGCCGCAGGTGAGCAATTCACCTTCGAGCTCCGCCTCGGTGACGCCACTGGCGGCGCCATCGCCAGTGCGACAGCGGCAGGCCCGCTGGCTACCGGCGAGTCCGTCATGTTCAGCTGCAACGGCGACAGTGAAAACTGCACCAATGTGGGTGGCATGGCCAAACTGCGGATCTACGACGGCGGTGGGGCTCCCATCCAGTACGCCTTCTGCGAAACCAACATGCAACCGGGCTGGGCCAACAACAGCCTGGACGGCGACACTTGGTTCGTACCTGGCGGTGGTAACCCAGACGTAGACAACTCTACCGAATGTATCAGCTTCACCCTGATGCCCGGTGAGACCAGGACCTTCCATATCGATGACGTGCCCCCGCCCGGAGGCGACGCACGGACCATCGGCTACTGGAAAAACTGGACGTCTTGCGACGGTAAAGGCCACCAAGACTGGACCATGGACCAAAACCTGCCCATCACCCTGTATCCCGGCTTCACCCTGGGCGACGCCGATCCGACCAATGCGGACCCGGATTGCGCCTACGTGATAGACCTGCTGGATAAACGGGATGTGGCGGACGAAAGCGTCATTAAAGATGGCAAGAAAATGGCCAGCGACGCGGCCTATGGCCTTGCCGCCCAGTACGTTGCCTACCTGCTGAACCAGAACGCCGGTGCCGCAACCTGCCCGGCTGCCAGTAATGCCGCCAGCCAAGCCGCTACCCTGTTGGGCAGCATCAGCTTCGACGGCCACGGCAGCTACTTCGGCAAAGGCAAAAAAGGCCAAGGGGACGCTGCCCTCGCCAATAACCTGGCTGGCATCCTCGACGCCTACAACAACAACCAGCTCTGCCCCTGA
- the gspD gene encoding type II secretion system secretin GspD — protein sequence MNGSSSIRLTLALVSGLFILSCAWAPGGDHARDNPLRNDSPAPVKKRPSLYDQARTGDGSFRYSDADPNPQVATPVRSELYQGSGQFVNFSNQTAGQPPAEGDVTLNFQGTDISEVVKTVLGDIMQVNYSLDPKVQGAVNLQTSKPIAKDALLPTLETLLQANGAALVENQGIYKVVPLDGAGGSVSPRAKLSANRGYQMLVMPLQYISAKEMAKLLEPIKPKQGIIQADEHRNLLTLAGTQSDLVNLRNTIKVFDVDQMKGMSVGLFRLQAVDPSTLSAELESVFGDKAEGPLAGMLRFVPIERLNALLVITPQSKYLQDARTWVERLDRAENPKSPSMFVYYVQNSKAGRMAEMLNQLFEGQRKNRQDRPQSTRITPAASEGDTSPSVTTSVSGGLDPSSLDVGEVSIIADEENNALVVMATASDYDKVYKAIKRLDVLPLQVLVEATIVEVTLEDELRYGLQWFFTNSIGGKSGRGVLGSGLPLVTPDDFLPSASFEVFDAAGTRVLLNALATDSKVNVVSSPSLMVLDNHTATIRVGDQVPVRTSQTTNTSSDLGNVTSTIQFKDTGVLLEVTPRVNSGGMVVLDILQEVNDVARTTTSDIDSPTITQRRIDTSVAVQSGETLVLGGLIRENKSNDSGGVPGLRHIPVLGWLFGSKGTSNRRTELVVMLTPTAVGSREEAREVTEEYRSKLKGMDFSNL from the coding sequence ATGAACGGCAGCTCGTCAATACGCTTGACCCTGGCCCTGGTGTCGGGTCTGTTTATCCTGTCCTGCGCCTGGGCGCCAGGGGGTGACCACGCCAGGGACAATCCCCTGCGCAACGACAGCCCGGCACCGGTAAAAAAGCGGCCCAGCCTGTATGACCAGGCCAGGACCGGGGACGGTAGCTTCCGCTACTCGGATGCCGATCCCAACCCCCAGGTGGCAACACCGGTCCGCTCCGAGCTGTACCAGGGCTCGGGGCAGTTCGTGAATTTTTCCAACCAGACGGCGGGCCAACCCCCTGCCGAGGGGGATGTCACCCTAAACTTCCAAGGCACCGACATCAGTGAGGTGGTGAAAACGGTGCTGGGGGACATCATGCAGGTCAACTACAGCCTGGACCCGAAAGTCCAAGGGGCGGTCAACCTGCAAACCAGCAAGCCCATCGCCAAGGATGCCCTGCTGCCCACCCTGGAAACCCTGCTCCAGGCCAACGGCGCCGCCTTGGTGGAGAACCAGGGGATCTACAAAGTCGTGCCCTTGGACGGGGCCGGTGGGTCGGTCAGCCCCAGGGCCAAGCTGTCGGCCAACCGGGGTTACCAAATGTTGGTGATGCCCCTGCAGTACATTTCCGCCAAGGAGATGGCCAAGCTGCTGGAGCCCATCAAACCCAAGCAAGGGATTATCCAAGCCGACGAGCACCGCAACCTGCTGACCCTGGCCGGCACCCAGTCGGACCTGGTGAACCTGCGCAACACCATCAAGGTGTTCGACGTAGACCAGATGAAGGGCATGTCGGTGGGGCTGTTCCGGCTCCAGGCGGTGGACCCCAGTACCCTGTCCGCCGAACTGGAATCGGTGTTCGGTGACAAGGCCGAAGGCCCCTTGGCCGGTATGCTGCGCTTTGTGCCCATCGAAAGGCTCAATGCCCTGCTGGTGATCACCCCCCAATCCAAATACCTGCAGGACGCCCGCACCTGGGTGGAAAGGCTCGACAGGGCCGAAAACCCCAAGAGCCCCAGCATGTTTGTTTATTACGTGCAAAACAGCAAAGCCGGGCGCATGGCCGAAATGCTCAACCAACTCTTTGAAGGCCAGCGCAAAAACCGCCAGGACAGGCCACAAAGCACCAGGATCACCCCGGCCGCCAGTGAAGGCGACACCAGCCCCAGCGTTACCACCTCGGTGTCAGGGGGGCTGGACCCGTCCAGCCTGGACGTAGGGGAAGTGAGCATCATCGCCGACGAGGAAAACAACGCCCTGGTGGTGATGGCCACCGCCAGCGACTACGACAAGGTTTACAAGGCCATCAAGCGGCTCGACGTGCTGCCGCTGCAGGTGCTGGTGGAAGCCACCATAGTGGAGGTGACCCTGGAAGACGAACTGCGCTACGGCCTGCAGTGGTTCTTCACCAATAGCATCGGCGGCAAGAGTGGCCGGGGCGTGCTGGGTAGCGGCCTGCCCCTGGTCACCCCAGACGACTTCCTGCCCTCGGCCAGCTTCGAGGTGTTCGACGCCGCCGGTACCCGGGTGCTGCTCAACGCCCTGGCCACCGACTCCAAGGTCAATGTGGTGTCTTCACCCTCTCTGATGGTGCTGGACAACCATACTGCCACCATCAGGGTAGGTGACCAGGTGCCGGTAAGGACCTCCCAGACCACCAACACCTCCTCTGACCTGGGCAATGTCACCAGCACCATCCAGTTCAAAGACACCGGGGTGCTGCTGGAAGTGACCCCCAGGGTCAACTCCGGCGGCATGGTGGTGCTGGATATCCTTCAGGAGGTCAACGACGTGGCCCGCACCACCACCTCGGATATCGACAGCCCCACCATCACCCAAAGGCGCATCGACACGTCGGTGGCGGTACAGAGCGGTGAAACCCTGGTGCTGGGGGGCCTTATCCGCGAGAACAAGTCCAACGACAGCGGCGGTGTGCCTGGGCTGCGCCATATACCGGTACTGGGTTGGCTGTTCGGCTCCAAGGGCACCAGCAACCGCCGCACCGAGCTGGTGGTAATGTTGACTCCCACCGCCGTCGGCAGCCGCGAAGAAGCCCGTGAGGTAACAGAAGAATACCGCAGCAAACTCAAGGGGATGGATTTCTCCAACCTCTAA